In one window of Notolabrus celidotus isolate fNotCel1 chromosome 15, fNotCel1.pri, whole genome shotgun sequence DNA:
- the LOC117826546 gene encoding regakine-1-like, giving the protein MKSCLVSVALLCFTTWMSLVNATHGPMTNCCEQWSTTKIPLHRVKSYTIQSGGVCPIKAIMIRTQRDITLCSNPDDGWTKKAMRKVDEETKALLQQLQIEEDGSATIITPAAVKASQKTGRRGKRPQGKKSRGGKKGRRQRV; this is encoded by the exons ATGAAATCCTGCCTGGTGTCGGTCGCTCTTCTCTGCTTCACCACATGGATGAGCCTGGTCAATGCAA CACATGGACCAATGACAAACTGCTGTGAGCAGTGGTCCACCACCAAAATCCCGTTACATCGAGTTAAGAGTTACACCATTCAATCTGGCGGCGTCTGTCCAATCAAAGCTATCAT GATTCGGACTCAGAGGGACATAACACTTTGCTCCAACCCTGATGACGGCTGGACTAAAAAAGCCATGCGTAAGGTGGACGAGGAGACGAAAGCGCTGCTGCAGCAGTTGCAGATTGAAGAAGATGGATCAGCTACTATCATCACACCAGCTGCAGTGAAGGCCTCACAGAAGACAggcaggagaggaaagagaccACAAGGAAAAAAGTCAAGGGGAGGAAAGAAGGGCCGGAGACAACGTGTTTGA